The following proteins come from a genomic window of Betaproteobacteria bacterium:
- a CDS encoding NAD-dependent epimerase/dehydratase family protein codes for MKALVIGGTGPSGPHTVNGLIQHGYEVTVLHGGQHEAEFMQPIEHIHVDPHFAETLQPALAGRTFDLVLATYGRMRIIAELLKGKTARFIGVGGSAVYAPRDDPRWGALGQPVLVPEDSPRCDDPAGPRFNHLMWVTEETVMQAHREGHYNATYFRYPLLYGPNAPANPDWSVVRRMLDGRRQVVLPANGLLRRRGYARNVAHALLLAVDQPRESSGQIYNIRDEQQYTQRQHVQFIARHMQRECEIVEVAPALAHRVYKGGAAALPAGVLEFDIAKIKLQLGYRDVVSPAEGLAAAVEWLLANRPEPGGEIERQLGDPFAYAAEDALIAACRRGYADAERVPFPNVDSGHMYRHPKKPGEAWAPPSR; via the coding sequence ATGAAAGCGCTCGTCATCGGCGGCACCGGTCCTTCCGGTCCGCACACCGTCAACGGCCTCATTCAGCACGGCTACGAGGTGACCGTCCTGCACGGCGGCCAGCACGAAGCCGAATTCATGCAGCCGATCGAGCACATCCACGTCGATCCGCACTTCGCCGAGACGCTGCAGCCGGCGCTCGCGGGACGCACCTTCGACCTGGTGCTCGCGACCTATGGTCGGATGCGGATCATCGCCGAGCTCCTCAAGGGCAAGACCGCACGCTTCATTGGGGTCGGCGGCTCCGCCGTCTATGCGCCTCGCGACGACCCGCGCTGGGGAGCACTGGGCCAGCCGGTGCTGGTGCCCGAGGACAGCCCGCGCTGCGACGATCCTGCGGGGCCGCGCTTCAACCATCTGATGTGGGTGACCGAAGAGACGGTCATGCAGGCGCACCGCGAGGGGCACTACAACGCCACCTACTTCCGCTATCCGCTCCTGTACGGACCGAACGCGCCGGCCAACCCGGACTGGAGCGTCGTGCGCCGGATGCTGGACGGGCGCAGGCAGGTCGTGCTTCCCGCCAACGGGCTGCTGCGCCGGCGCGGCTATGCGCGCAACGTCGCCCACGCCCTGCTGCTGGCGGTGGACCAGCCGCGCGAATCGAGCGGCCAGATCTACAACATTCGCGACGAGCAGCAGTACACGCAGCGCCAGCACGTGCAGTTCATCGCCCGGCATATGCAGCGTGAATGCGAAATCGTCGAAGTTGCGCCGGCCCTGGCGCATCGCGTCTACAAGGGCGGTGCGGCCGCATTACCGGCGGGGGTGCTCGAGTTCGACATCGCGAAGATCAAGTTGCAGCTCGGCTACCGTGATGTCGTTTCGCCGGCCGAAGGGCTCGCTGCTGCGGTCGAGTGGCTGCTGGCCAACCGTCCCGAGCCCGGCGGCGAGATCGAGCGCCAGCTCGGCGACCCGTTCGCGTATGCGGCCGAGGATGCGCTGATCGCGGCCTGCAGGCGAGGATACGCCGACGCGGAACGCGTGCCGTTCCCGAACGTGGACTCCGGACACATGTACCGGCACCCGAAGAAGCCGGGCGAAGCCTGGGCGCCGCCGTCGCG
- a CDS encoding GFA family protein: MKVDGGCHCGKITYEAEINPEKVSICHCTDCQTGSGSGYRTNVQTERNTFKLLTGEPRIYIKTAESGNKRAQAFCADCGTPLFSTTETNREVYGLRVGSIRQRSEIRPRSQGWYRSAQPWTQDISGLPQHPKQRPAA, from the coding sequence ATGAAAGTCGATGGCGGATGTCACTGCGGCAAGATCACCTACGAAGCGGAGATCAATCCCGAGAAGGTTTCGATATGCCACTGCACCGATTGCCAGACCGGATCGGGCTCTGGCTATCGCACCAACGTGCAAACCGAGCGCAACACCTTCAAGCTCCTGACCGGCGAGCCGCGCATCTACATCAAGACGGCCGAGAGCGGCAACAAGCGCGCGCAGGCATTCTGCGCCGATTGCGGCACCCCCTTGTTCTCGACGACCGAAACGAATCGCGAGGTGTACGGCTTGCGGGTCGGATCGATCCGCCAGCGCTCGGAGATTCGGCCGCGATCGCAAGGCTGGTACCGCTCGGCGCAGCCTTGGACGCAGGACATCAGCGGGCTGCCGCAGCATCCCAAGCAGCGGCCGGCGGCGTGA
- a CDS encoding DUF561 domain-containing protein, with protein sequence MSVPHTIRTWLTERLGLRYPIVQAPMAGGPTTPELVAAVGNAGALGSFGFAYTEAAAMQQQMEAARAATRAPIHINLFVENVPPPPSEEAMHASLNALVPMYAALGVQVPQRIDPPYCPDLDTQVCAVLALRPGVLSMHFNQLSAQTIADARAQGIVVAAAATSLAEARHIESLGVDFIIAQGAEAGGHRGTFLGAAAESMIGTLALVRTLVRNCSVPIVAAGGIMDGAGLAAALALGACGAQMGTAFLAVKESGASELHKRALFEHADAATTITRAFSGRPARGIRNAFIARAEADNIPLLPFPVQNKATGPLRAAAAKQNNPDYVSLWAGQAYTLARRMGAAELVRTIVAEYDEASQNLVKAARG encoded by the coding sequence ATGAGCGTCCCGCATACGATCCGCACCTGGCTCACCGAGCGCCTGGGATTGCGTTATCCGATCGTCCAGGCGCCCATGGCCGGCGGGCCCACCACCCCGGAACTGGTCGCCGCGGTCGGCAACGCCGGCGCGCTCGGCTCGTTCGGCTTCGCCTACACCGAAGCGGCGGCGATGCAGCAGCAGATGGAGGCCGCGCGCGCCGCGACCCGAGCGCCGATCCACATCAACCTGTTCGTGGAGAACGTCCCGCCGCCGCCTTCGGAAGAAGCGATGCACGCGTCGCTGAACGCGCTCGTACCAATGTACGCCGCGCTCGGTGTTCAGGTGCCGCAGCGCATTGATCCGCCCTACTGCCCCGATCTGGACACGCAAGTGTGCGCGGTGCTCGCGCTACGCCCGGGCGTGCTCAGCATGCACTTCAACCAGCTGAGTGCACAGACGATCGCCGACGCGCGCGCACAAGGCATCGTGGTCGCCGCAGCCGCGACCAGCCTCGCCGAAGCACGGCACATCGAATCGCTCGGGGTCGATTTCATCATTGCGCAGGGCGCCGAAGCCGGCGGCCATCGCGGCACGTTCCTGGGAGCGGCCGCGGAATCGATGATCGGCACGCTGGCTTTGGTACGCACGCTGGTGCGTAATTGCTCGGTGCCGATCGTCGCCGCCGGCGGCATCATGGATGGCGCGGGGCTCGCTGCCGCGCTCGCCCTCGGTGCCTGCGGGGCGCAGATGGGCACGGCGTTCCTGGCGGTGAAGGAAAGCGGCGCGTCCGAGTTGCACAAACGTGCGCTGTTCGAGCATGCCGATGCGGCCACCACGATCACCCGCGCCTTCTCCGGCCGGCCGGCGCGCGGCATTCGCAACGCGTTCATCGCCCGCGCCGAGGCCGACAACATTCCGCTGCTGCCTTTTCCGGTGCAGAACAAGGCAACCGGGCCTCTGCGCGCGGCCGCGGCGAAGCAGAACAATCCCGACTACGTCTCGTTGTGGGCAGGGCAGGCTTATACGCTCGCGCGGCGCATGGGCGCGGCCGAGCTCGTTCGCACCATCGTCGCCGAATACGACGAAGCTTCGCAGAATCTGGTGAAGGCGGCGCGCGGATAA
- a CDS encoding tripartite tricarboxylate transporter substrate binding protein codes for MPPECLDRPFRMPAAAAHSRNATAGEPGEEVSSMRASHACWIGITAVGLLPVAAAAQGAAASSYPARPIRLVVPSAAGGGTDIIARLIGQGLNEAWGQTVVVDNRGGAGGQTGVTIVAKQSLPDGYTLLLGSVGHLSFVPAVRRNVAYDPQRDLTPITLAAVQPFVVAVANSVPVKSIADLVALAKSKPKSLTYGSGGVGAASHLGVALLELTGGFQMLHVAYKGSNPAITAVMGNEIQVALAGLSTVLPHAKAGKLKALAVTGSKRAQIAPDVPTVAESGVPGYVFDVWYGLVFPGGTPRPIVDKAQKTVVKMLASPEISRRFSLAGVEPRTNTPTEFADLIKREIVTWKKVVRDVGIKVE; via the coding sequence ATGCCGCCCGAATGCCTGGACAGGCCGTTCCGAATGCCTGCCGCCGCTGCGCACTCGCGCAATGCGACTGCCGGCGAACCTGGTGAGGAGGTGTCTTCCATGCGAGCAAGCCATGCATGCTGGATCGGCATTACGGCCGTTGGGCTTCTGCCCGTCGCGGCGGCCGCGCAGGGCGCTGCAGCGTCGAGTTACCCCGCTCGACCCATCCGGCTGGTCGTACCGAGCGCCGCCGGCGGCGGCACCGACATCATTGCGCGGCTGATCGGTCAGGGGCTGAACGAAGCGTGGGGCCAGACAGTCGTGGTCGACAACCGCGGCGGCGCCGGCGGTCAGACCGGTGTCACCATCGTCGCGAAGCAGTCGCTGCCCGACGGCTACACGCTGCTGCTCGGCAGCGTCGGGCATCTTTCCTTCGTCCCTGCGGTGCGCCGCAACGTCGCCTACGATCCGCAGCGCGATCTCACCCCGATCACGCTCGCCGCCGTACAGCCCTTCGTCGTCGCGGTGGCGAATTCGGTGCCGGTCAAGTCGATAGCGGACCTGGTAGCGCTCGCCAAGAGCAAACCGAAATCGTTGACCTATGGCTCCGGCGGCGTCGGGGCCGCGTCGCATCTGGGCGTGGCGCTGCTCGAGCTCACCGGCGGCTTTCAGATGCTGCACGTGGCGTACAAGGGCAGCAATCCGGCAATCACCGCGGTGATGGGCAACGAAATTCAGGTGGCGCTCGCAGGGCTGTCGACTGTGTTGCCGCATGCCAAGGCTGGCAAGCTCAAGGCGCTCGCCGTCACGGGATCCAAGCGCGCCCAAATTGCGCCCGATGTGCCCACCGTGGCCGAGTCCGGCGTGCCGGGCTACGTCTTCGACGTCTGGTACGGCCTGGTCTTTCCGGGCGGAACGCCGCGGCCCATCGTCGACAAAGCCCAGAAGACCGTCGTGAAGATGCTCGCGTCGCCCGAAATAAGCCGCCGCTTCAGCCTGGCCGGGGTCGAGCCTCGGACCAATACGCCCACCGAATTCGCCGATCTCATCAAGCGCGAGATCGTTACCTGGAAGAAAGTCGTGAGGGACGTCGGCATCAAGGTGGAATAG
- a CDS encoding alpha/beta fold hydrolase codes for MTTTARAGVLPCHVEGNGPPLILFHGGMGSWTHWARNIPALGSRFTVYAPDLPGCGDGPSVADDIAEDDYLAMVCEAVAEIADGAPADMAGFSFGGVIAAMVAARMPTCVQRLALLAPGGFGMAGGRKLDLRKMPEEPVSEARRQEVIRHNLMRLMLARPETADAATVEIQRTNVMRARWDTRRFSLAPHTRDALPRIAAPVMLLYGERDNLAWPSVQARIDVCRAHKPDIRAEIVPGAGHWVQYEAAREVNRLLNDFFG; via the coding sequence TTGACGACGACTGCACGTGCCGGCGTGCTTCCTTGCCATGTCGAAGGCAACGGCCCGCCGCTGATCCTTTTCCACGGCGGCATGGGCTCGTGGACACATTGGGCGCGAAACATTCCAGCGCTGGGTAGCCGATTCACGGTGTATGCCCCCGATCTCCCGGGCTGCGGAGACGGACCGTCCGTGGCGGACGACATCGCCGAAGACGACTATCTCGCGATGGTGTGCGAGGCCGTGGCCGAGATCGCAGACGGTGCACCGGCGGATATGGCCGGCTTTTCGTTCGGCGGCGTCATCGCGGCCATGGTCGCCGCACGCATGCCGACTTGCGTGCAGCGGCTCGCTCTGCTCGCGCCGGGCGGTTTCGGCATGGCAGGCGGTCGGAAACTCGACTTGCGCAAAATGCCCGAAGAGCCGGTGTCCGAGGCGCGGCGGCAAGAAGTCATCCGGCACAATCTCATGCGGTTGATGCTCGCGCGGCCGGAGACCGCGGACGCTGCGACGGTCGAGATCCAGCGCACGAACGTGATGCGCGCGCGCTGGGATACGCGCCGCTTCAGCCTCGCGCCGCACACGCGCGACGCGCTGCCTCGGATCGCTGCGCCGGTGATGCTGCTCTATGGGGAGCGCGACAATCTCGCCTGGCCGAGCGTCCAGGCGCGGATCGACGTGTGCCGCGCGCACAAGCCTGACATCCGGGCCGAGATCGTGCCGGGAGCCGGACATTGGGTGCAATACGAGGCGGCGCGGGAGGTCAACCGCCTACTGAACGATTTTTTCGGCTGA
- a CDS encoding amidohydrolase family protein — protein MLQTWPVRMQPPSARTSFGPSPGGCKMTIAGKFVIALEEHYCDNELAATFQGTEGRAPEVRKRLFDLGELRLAEMDEAGIDLQVLSHSGPSAQRLDAETAVRLARGANDRLHQAMQRHPDRFAAFATLPTPEPKAAADELERAVTKLGFKGAMVHGLTNGVFFDDKRFWPVMERAQALDVPIYLHPAVPHPAVIEAYYQDYVQKFPAITNAAWGFTVETATAGVRMVLSGAFDAYPNLKIILGHLGEGLPFLIWRIDMALNRFGGTPVRFRDAFNHNFWITTSGNFSTPALICSMLEMGVDRILYSVDWPFVRNMPGTKWMQELQISNEDREKILSGNARRLLKM, from the coding sequence GTGCTTCAAACCTGGCCTGTACGCATGCAGCCGCCAAGCGCTCGCACGAGCTTCGGTCCATCACCTGGAGGATGCAAAATGACCATCGCCGGAAAATTCGTGATCGCGCTCGAAGAGCACTATTGCGACAACGAGCTGGCCGCAACCTTCCAGGGCACCGAAGGCCGCGCGCCGGAGGTGCGCAAGCGCCTGTTCGACCTGGGCGAGCTGCGCCTGGCGGAAATGGACGAAGCGGGCATCGACCTCCAGGTGCTGTCGCACAGCGGGCCGTCGGCGCAGCGGCTCGATGCGGAAACGGCGGTGCGTCTTGCGCGCGGCGCGAACGATCGGCTGCACCAGGCGATGCAGCGCCATCCCGACCGGTTCGCCGCTTTCGCCACCCTGCCGACTCCGGAGCCCAAGGCGGCCGCGGACGAGCTCGAGCGCGCGGTCACCAAGCTCGGCTTCAAGGGCGCGATGGTGCACGGGCTCACCAACGGCGTGTTCTTCGACGACAAGCGCTTCTGGCCCGTCATGGAGCGCGCCCAGGCGCTCGATGTGCCAATCTACCTGCATCCGGCAGTGCCGCATCCCGCTGTCATCGAAGCGTACTACCAGGACTACGTGCAGAAGTTCCCGGCCATCACGAACGCCGCCTGGGGCTTCACGGTCGAGACGGCGACGGCGGGCGTGCGCATGGTGTTGAGCGGCGCCTTCGATGCTTATCCGAACCTCAAGATCATCCTGGGTCACCTGGGCGAAGGCCTGCCGTTTCTCATCTGGCGCATCGATATGGCGCTCAACCGGTTCGGCGGCACGCCGGTGCGCTTCCGCGATGCCTTCAATCACAATTTCTGGATCACGACCAGCGGCAATTTCTCCACCCCGGCATTGATCTGCAGCATGCTGGAGATGGGCGTGGATCGGATCCTCTACTCCGTCGACTGGCCGTTCGTGCGCAACATGCCCGGCACCAAGTGGATGCAGGAGCTGCAGATCTCGAACGAGGATCGGGAGAAGATCCTGTCGGGCAACGCCAGGCGGCTGCTGAAGATGTGA
- a CDS encoding enoyl-CoA hydratase: MNDSMLLATDEYGVATLTMNRPDKLNAFDMPMIERWTELLDQACEDPAVKVIVLTGAGRAFCAGGDVESFIDFRRWDSLERKNYLWKHVHRIVLTLERADKPVIAAINGLARGAGMDMALMCDLRIMAESATLAESYISMGLIAGDAGTYFLPRIVGAARALDLFWTGRVLDAREAERIGIATRVVADDQLSAAVNETARSIAAKPQEAIRVFKRAVYQSFEMPLAAHLDMVSSHMAVVIDTPDHKALVDAFLQRRRRE, encoded by the coding sequence ATGAACGATTCGATGCTGCTCGCCACCGACGAATACGGCGTGGCGACGCTGACCATGAACCGGCCCGACAAGCTCAATGCCTTCGATATGCCGATGATCGAGCGCTGGACCGAGCTCCTCGACCAAGCCTGCGAGGATCCCGCAGTCAAGGTCATCGTCCTGACCGGCGCGGGCCGCGCCTTCTGCGCCGGCGGCGACGTCGAGTCGTTCATAGACTTCCGCCGCTGGGACAGTCTCGAACGCAAGAACTACCTCTGGAAGCACGTCCATCGCATCGTGCTCACGCTGGAGCGGGCCGACAAGCCCGTGATCGCCGCCATCAACGGCCTGGCGCGCGGCGCCGGCATGGACATGGCGCTCATGTGCGATCTGCGCATCATGGCCGAGTCGGCGACGCTGGCGGAGAGCTACATCAGCATGGGGCTGATCGCGGGCGATGCAGGAACGTACTTCCTGCCGCGCATCGTCGGTGCCGCGCGTGCGTTGGATCTGTTCTGGACCGGCCGCGTGCTCGACGCGCGCGAAGCCGAGCGCATCGGCATCGCGACCCGCGTGGTTGCCGACGACCAGCTGTCCGCCGCGGTGAACGAGACGGCGCGCAGCATCGCGGCTAAGCCGCAGGAGGCGATCCGCGTCTTCAAGCGCGCGGTGTACCAGAGCTTCGAGATGCCGCTGGCGGCGCACCTCGACATGGTGTCCTCGCATATGGCGGTGGTTATCGATACGCCCGACCACAAGGCGCTGGTCGATGCGTTCCTGCAACGCCGGCGCCGAGAATAA
- a CDS encoding sulfatase-like hydrolase/transferase, whose translation MTTAQPSPPNIIFILADNLGWGELGCYGGGVLRGAPTPRIDALAAEGIRFTNFNVESDCVPTRSALMTGRHPIRTGALQSVPAGLPQGIVPWEITLAQLISRQGYASACFGKWHLGDRPGRYPTDRGFDEWYGIPRTSNESMFTASPGYDPSVTPLPYVMQARAGEPASDVHVYDLEARRRIDAELTERTIEFIQRQSKANKPFFAYVPITQLHYPTLPHRDFAGRTGAGDFADSMVEMDSRVGQIVDALDATGLAERTLLVFGSDNGPEFRRPWRGTAGPWTGTYHTAMEGALRVPFMMRWPGHIPPGRVTNEIVHIVDLYPTLARIAGASAPTDRPIDGLDQTDFLLDAQAHSAREGFVYYIKQELRAAKWRDWKMHVVWEAEPNAGAKHLESPLLFNLTRDPKEETDVGSEASWVRTPIRRMIHAFQQTLKEHPPIPAGAPDDYVPGAGKERQHDGVKREK comes from the coding sequence ATGACGACAGCGCAGCCGAGCCCGCCCAACATCATTTTCATCCTCGCCGACAACCTCGGCTGGGGCGAGCTCGGCTGCTACGGCGGCGGCGTGCTGCGCGGTGCGCCGACGCCGCGGATCGACGCGCTCGCAGCCGAGGGCATCCGCTTCACCAACTTCAACGTCGAGAGCGATTGCGTGCCCACCCGTTCGGCCTTGATGACCGGACGCCACCCGATCCGCACCGGCGCGCTGCAATCGGTTCCGGCCGGCTTGCCGCAGGGAATCGTGCCCTGGGAGATCACGCTCGCGCAGCTGATCTCCAGGCAAGGATACGCAAGCGCCTGCTTCGGCAAGTGGCACCTCGGCGACCGGCCGGGACGCTACCCGACCGACCGCGGCTTCGATGAGTGGTACGGCATCCCGCGCACCAGCAACGAGAGCATGTTCACAGCATCGCCGGGCTACGATCCGTCGGTGACGCCGCTGCCGTATGTCATGCAGGCACGCGCGGGAGAGCCCGCCAGCGACGTGCATGTCTACGATCTCGAAGCGCGCCGGCGCATCGACGCCGAGCTCACCGAGCGCACGATCGAGTTCATCCAGCGGCAGTCGAAAGCGAACAAGCCGTTCTTCGCCTACGTGCCGATCACCCAGCTGCACTATCCCACGCTCCCGCACCGCGACTTCGCCGGACGCACGGGTGCAGGCGACTTCGCCGATTCGATGGTCGAGATGGACTCCCGCGTCGGCCAGATCGTCGATGCGCTGGACGCGACCGGGCTCGCCGAGCGCACGCTGCTCGTCTTCGGCAGCGACAACGGGCCGGAATTCCGCCGGCCGTGGCGCGGCACGGCCGGACCATGGACGGGCACCTATCACACCGCGATGGAGGGAGCCCTGCGCGTGCCCTTCATGATGCGCTGGCCGGGCCATATCCCGCCGGGCCGCGTGACAAACGAGATCGTCCATATCGTCGATCTGTATCCAACGCTCGCGCGCATCGCCGGCGCGTCGGCTCCCACCGACCGGCCGATCGACGGTCTCGACCAGACCGATTTCCTGCTCGACGCCCAGGCACACTCGGCGCGCGAGGGCTTCGTCTATTACATCAAGCAAGAGCTGCGCGCCGCCAAGTGGCGCGACTGGAAGATGCACGTGGTCTGGGAAGCCGAACCCAACGCGGGCGCCAAGCACCTCGAATCGCCGCTGCTGTTCAATCTCACGCGCGACCCCAAGGAAGAGACCGACGTTGGCAGCGAAGCGAGCTGGGTGCGCACGCCGATCCGGCGCATGATCCACGCTTTTCAGCAAACATTGAAGGAGCACCCGCCGATACCGGCTGGCGCCCCGGATGATTACGTTCCGGGCGCGGGAAAAGAACGACAGCACGACGGAGTGAAGCGTGAAAAGTGA